One window of the Gordonia westfalica genome contains the following:
- a CDS encoding steroid 3-ketoacyl-CoA thiolase: protein MGVPVIVEAARTPIGKRAGWLSGLHAEELLGITQRGLIEKAGIDPALVEQVIGGCVTQAGSQAGNVTRKAWLSAGLPEHTGATTIDAQCGSAQQANHLIAGLIASDAIEVGIACGVETMTAVPLGANVGTNAGPYHADSWNVDLPNQFEAAERIAKRRGITRADVDALGERSQRLARQAWDEWRFDRELLTFKAPERTKEGELTGNIIDVNRDQGLRETTLESLGALKPVIEGGIHTAGTSSQISDGAAAVLIMDEAKARALGLTPRARIKAQALVGSEPHFHLDGPVQATERVLAKSGMSLSDIDIVEINEAFASVVLSWAQVHQADMDRVNVNGGAIALGHPVGSTGSRLITTALHELERRDGQTALVTMCAGGAMATGTILERI from the coding sequence ATGGGCGTTCCGGTCATCGTGGAAGCAGCACGCACGCCGATCGGCAAGCGCGCCGGGTGGTTGTCGGGCCTCCATGCAGAGGAGTTGCTGGGCATCACGCAGCGCGGTCTCATCGAGAAGGCCGGGATCGATCCGGCACTCGTCGAGCAGGTCATCGGCGGCTGCGTCACGCAGGCCGGCTCGCAGGCGGGCAACGTGACCCGCAAGGCCTGGCTGTCGGCCGGGCTCCCGGAACACACCGGCGCCACGACGATCGACGCCCAGTGCGGTTCGGCCCAGCAGGCCAACCACCTCATCGCCGGCCTCATCGCCTCGGATGCCATCGAGGTCGGCATCGCCTGCGGCGTGGAGACGATGACCGCTGTGCCTCTCGGCGCCAACGTCGGCACCAATGCCGGTCCGTACCACGCGGACTCGTGGAACGTGGACCTGCCGAATCAGTTCGAGGCTGCCGAGCGGATCGCGAAGCGCCGCGGGATCACCCGCGCCGACGTCGACGCGCTCGGCGAACGCAGTCAGCGCCTCGCCCGCCAGGCCTGGGACGAGTGGCGTTTCGACCGTGAACTCCTCACCTTCAAGGCGCCCGAGCGAACCAAGGAGGGCGAACTGACCGGCAACATCATCGACGTCAACCGCGACCAGGGACTGCGCGAGACCACCCTCGAATCACTCGGCGCACTCAAGCCCGTCATCGAGGGCGGCATCCACACCGCCGGCACGTCGTCGCAGATCTCCGACGGCGCCGCAGCCGTCCTGATCATGGACGAGGCCAAGGCCCGTGCCCTCGGCCTGACGCCGCGCGCCCGCATCAAGGCACAGGCGCTCGTCGGGTCGGAGCCGCACTTCCACCTCGACGGCCCCGTCCAGGCGACCGAGCGGGTCCTGGCGAAGTCGGGAATGTCGTTGTCGGACATCGACATCGTCGAGATCAACGAGGCCTTTGCGTCCGTGGTGCTCAGCTGGGCCCAGGTCCACCAGGCCGACATGGATCGCGTCAACGTCAACGGCGGCGCCATCGCGCTCGGACATCCCGTGGGCAGCACCGGTTCTCGCCTGATCACCACCGCACTGCACGAGCTCGAGCGCCGCGACGGTCAGACCGCGCTCGTCACGATGTGTGCAGGCGGCGCGATGGCCACCGGCACCATCCTCGAGCGGATCTGA
- a CDS encoding RNA polymerase sigma factor, producing the protein MYREHVAGVWRYVRTRVPGNADADDVTAEVFAKAIRSWNGFDDRRGSVGSWLIGIARHVVADWWARNVREVPVAEVNVGADGPGQVADDPETAMLRAADVDDVRSRLWVLTAREREAVTLRFATELTSEEIGSAMGISATAARMLVYRGVAKLREVMPQ; encoded by the coding sequence GTGTACCGCGAACACGTTGCGGGGGTGTGGCGCTACGTGCGAACACGCGTGCCCGGAAACGCGGACGCCGACGACGTGACCGCGGAGGTGTTCGCCAAGGCGATCCGGTCCTGGAACGGCTTCGACGACCGCCGCGGCTCCGTGGGTTCGTGGCTGATCGGGATCGCCCGGCACGTCGTCGCGGACTGGTGGGCGCGCAATGTGCGGGAGGTACCGGTCGCGGAGGTGAACGTCGGCGCCGACGGTCCCGGGCAGGTGGCGGATGATCCGGAGACGGCGATGCTGCGGGCTGCGGACGTCGACGATGTCCGCAGCCGGCTGTGGGTGCTCACCGCACGCGAACGCGAGGCGGTCACGCTGCGATTCGCCACCGAACTGACCTCCGAGGAGATCGGGTCGGCCATGGGTATCTCGGCAACCGCTGCCCGGATGCTCGTCTACCGGGGCGTGGCGAAGCTCAGGGAGGTGATGCCGCAGTGA
- a CDS encoding TetR/AcrR family transcriptional regulator, translating into MRTHGWSGRVPVNDAEAVARILAATRATIDRRGTATSIADVARELGVTRQTVYRYFSGTEELLSATALDAVEGLLERVMTRLTGITEPDAALVEGIAAVLEELAEDDYVGLLLRADKLSVPVVGGFTSDDARRFARTMVERLEVDWASRGYDDSALDLIAEIVLRTLQSMVLDVMSHRTGAELRAFLDAWTGAAVRELARGDVAAP; encoded by the coding sequence ATGCGCACACATGGTTGGAGTGGTCGGGTCCCCGTCAACGACGCCGAGGCGGTGGCTCGAATCCTGGCGGCGACCCGCGCGACCATCGACCGCCGCGGCACGGCCACCAGCATCGCCGACGTGGCACGCGAACTCGGGGTCACCCGGCAGACCGTCTATCGCTATTTCTCCGGCACCGAGGAGTTGCTGTCGGCGACCGCACTCGACGCCGTCGAAGGGCTGCTCGAACGGGTGATGACACGACTGACCGGCATAACCGAACCCGACGCCGCCCTCGTGGAGGGCATCGCGGCAGTGCTCGAGGAGCTCGCCGAGGACGACTACGTCGGCCTACTCCTGCGGGCCGACAAGCTGAGCGTGCCGGTCGTCGGCGGGTTCACCTCCGACGACGCACGACGATTCGCGCGCACGATGGTCGAGCGGCTCGAGGTCGACTGGGCGTCTCGCGGCTATGACGATTCCGCGCTCGACCTCATCGCCGAAATCGTGCTGCGCACACTGCAATCGATGGTCCTCGATGTGATGTCGCACCGGACCGGCGCCGAACTCCGGGCCTTCCTCGACGCCTGGACCGGTGCCGCGGTGCGTGAACTGGCGCGCGGTGATGTCGCTGCTCCCTGA
- a CDS encoding nitroreductase family deazaflavin-dependent oxidoreductase, with product MPLLDPDKKPAQLDSPVVSTIIKVGSRLNTRLYKATGGRLGGTWRVGAGLKKPAPVCLLTTIGRKSGEPRTVPLVYLRRGDRFVVVASQGGSAKHPAWYLNLRDNPSVTIQLGKERFDHVARTATDAERTELWPELVKVYADFDTYVAWTDRTIPVVICEPAA from the coding sequence ATGCCCCTCCTCGATCCGGACAAGAAGCCGGCACAGCTCGATTCGCCCGTCGTCAGCACGATCATCAAGGTCGGGTCGCGGCTGAACACCCGGCTGTACAAGGCGACCGGTGGTCGGCTCGGCGGCACGTGGCGCGTCGGCGCGGGACTCAAGAAGCCCGCGCCGGTGTGCCTGCTGACCACCATCGGCCGCAAGTCGGGCGAGCCCCGAACGGTACCCCTGGTCTACCTCCGACGCGGTGACCGGTTCGTCGTCGTCGCCTCCCAGGGCGGTTCGGCGAAACACCCTGCGTGGTACCTCAATCTGCGCGACAACCCGAGCGTCACCATTCAACTCGGCAAGGAGAGGTTCGACCACGTGGCGCGCACCGCCACCGACGCCGAGCGGACGGAGCTGTGGCCGGAACTGGTCAAGGTCTACGCGGACTTCGACACCTACGTCGCCTGGACGGACCGCACGATCCCGGTCGTCATCTGCGAGCCGGCGGCCTGA
- a CDS encoding TIGR03086 family metal-binding protein: MNAQTTPPDPRPAFAAATGWVTELLSAVTAEQFAVPTPCDDFDVRTLGAHLLATAQRAAALPEGVDVRSMPFIADRFDANEYAAVVARALDLWSDDATLTAPVQVPWGEVPGAGALWGYVNESLVHGWDLAVATGQPSEADPEAATATLAIARQFIPAEIREDPNVPFGVVVEPRAGAGPTETLANWSGRNSAAWIPAATR, translated from the coding sequence ATGAACGCGCAGACCACCCCGCCGGATCCCCGCCCGGCCTTCGCGGCCGCCACCGGCTGGGTCACCGAACTGCTCTCCGCGGTGACAGCCGAGCAGTTCGCCGTGCCGACGCCGTGCGATGACTTCGACGTACGCACGCTCGGAGCTCATCTGCTGGCGACCGCGCAGCGCGCGGCCGCATTGCCCGAGGGCGTCGACGTGCGGTCGATGCCGTTCATCGCCGACCGTTTCGACGCGAACGAGTATGCGGCGGTCGTGGCTCGTGCGCTCGACCTCTGGTCCGATGACGCCACGCTCACCGCGCCGGTGCAGGTCCCGTGGGGTGAGGTTCCCGGCGCCGGTGCGTTGTGGGGCTACGTCAACGAAAGTCTCGTGCACGGTTGGGATCTCGCCGTCGCGACCGGGCAACCGTCGGAGGCCGATCCCGAGGCCGCCACCGCGACTCTGGCGATCGCCCGCCAGTTCATCCCGGCCGAGATCCGCGAGGACCCGAACGTTCCCTTCGGCGTCGTCGTCGAGCCGCGGGCCGGCGCCGGGCCGACCGAGACGCTCGCGAACTGGTCCGGTCGGAACTCCGCCGCATGGATTCCGGCCGCGACCCGGTGA
- a CDS encoding carboxymuconolactone decarboxylase family protein — protein sequence MLAGATVGVETAMLLSNKVDPKLKDLAELKTAGLVSCEFCLDIGSALATSSGVTEQQIRDLPRYQDSAAYSEVEKLVIAFAEAMTRTPAVGDDLADLRRRLSEHLTDTQIVELAMTVAWENQRARLNQSLGVRPTGMSDGAACALPERVS from the coding sequence CTGCTCGCCGGGGCGACGGTCGGGGTGGAGACCGCGATGCTGCTGTCGAACAAGGTGGACCCGAAGCTCAAAGACCTCGCCGAACTCAAGACGGCGGGCCTGGTGAGTTGCGAGTTCTGCCTCGACATCGGTTCGGCACTGGCGACGAGCTCCGGCGTCACCGAACAGCAGATCCGCGACCTGCCGCGGTATCAGGACTCGGCGGCATACAGCGAGGTCGAGAAACTCGTCATCGCGTTCGCCGAAGCGATGACCCGGACCCCGGCGGTGGGTGATGACCTCGCCGACCTGCGTCGACGACTCTCCGAGCATCTGACCGACACGCAGATCGTCGAACTCGCGATGACCGTCGCCTGGGAGAACCAGCGGGCACGCCTCAACCAGTCTCTGGGTGTCCGTCCGACCGGGATGTCCGACGGCGCGGCCTGCGCTCTGCCCGAACGCGTTTCGTAG
- a CDS encoding IS110 family transposase, with product MTPTMIDTQVVVLGVDTHQRTHPAAIVAADGRPLADREFPTTTAGYTEMWQWACGFGRIEHAAVESSASYGAGLTRMLTDHGVTVIEVNTPDLPRRYAHGKTDQLDAYAAAMAVITGRATAVAKDTRGAVESIRMLALARTSAVEEATRIGNQIRDLCTTAPVEFADQARQARTIAARAAFIAGLPVPADTAELSGPAAAFVRAARSLLERHRLARREVGSLTRELERLLATVVPTLLSRPQIGPVTAARLVITAGDNVERMRTEATFAKLVGAAPLPASSGKTSRHRLNRGGDRQANSALHMIAVGRMKSHAPTRAYVERRSAEHKTKKDIIRCLKRYIAREVFRDLTTDLGTLDKLWDRLASLAPQGGEW from the coding sequence ATGACCCCGACCATGATCGATACGCAAGTGGTGGTCCTGGGCGTGGATACCCATCAACGCACCCACCCCGCCGCCATTGTCGCCGCCGACGGCCGCCCACTGGCCGATCGGGAGTTCCCGACCACCACTGCCGGCTACACCGAGATGTGGCAGTGGGCCTGTGGTTTCGGCCGGATCGAGCACGCCGCGGTGGAGTCCAGCGCCTCCTACGGGGCCGGATTGACCCGCATGCTCACCGACCATGGGGTGACGGTCATCGAGGTCAACACCCCGGACCTACCGCGCCGTTACGCCCACGGCAAGACCGATCAACTCGACGCTTATGCCGCGGCGATGGCGGTCATCACCGGGCGTGCCACCGCGGTCGCCAAAGACACCCGCGGCGCTGTCGAATCGATCCGAATGCTCGCCCTGGCACGGACTTCGGCGGTGGAAGAGGCCACCCGGATCGGTAACCAGATCCGCGACCTGTGCACCACCGCACCAGTGGAGTTCGCCGACCAGGCCCGCCAGGCACGCACCATCGCTGCGCGGGCGGCGTTCATCGCGGGTCTACCCGTACCAGCGGACACCGCTGAGCTGTCCGGGCCGGCCGCGGCGTTCGTGCGTGCCGCACGGTCACTGCTCGAGCGTCACCGACTCGCCCGACGCGAGGTCGGTTCGTTGACCCGCGAACTCGAGCGGCTGCTGGCCACGGTGGTGCCGACCCTGTTGTCCCGACCGCAGATCGGACCGGTCACCGCCGCACGACTGGTGATCACCGCTGGTGACAATGTGGAGCGGATGCGCACCGAGGCGACGTTTGCCAAACTCGTCGGCGCCGCACCGCTACCGGCATCCTCGGGCAAGACCAGCCGTCACCGACTCAACCGGGGCGGGGACAGGCAAGCCAACAGTGCTCTGCACATGATCGCGGTCGGCCGGATGAAATCCCACGCACCCACCCGCGCCTACGTCGAGCGGCGTTCCGCGGAACACAAAACGAAGAAAGACATCATCCGCTGCCTCAAGCGCTACATCGCCCGCGAAGTGTTCCGCGACCTCACCACCGACCTCGGAACCCTTGACAAGCTATGGGACCGTCTCGCTTCGCTCGCACCTCAGGGAGGAGAGTGGTGA
- a CDS encoding thiolase domain-containing protein yields the protein MGHKNRAAVLGTGQTRYVAKRSDVTMAGMVREAIDAALIDSKVSLDDIDAIVIGKAPDLFEGSMMPELAMAEAIGAVGKRLIRVHTAGSVGGSTANVAASLVFAGVHKRVLAVAWEKQSESNAMWALSIPVPFTKPVGAGAGGFFAPHVRAYIRQSGAPEHIGAMVAAKDRRNGALNPLAHLHQPDQSVEKVMSSQMLWDPIRYDETCPSSDGACAVVIGDEQVADDQVAAGHPVAWIHATAMRTEPLSYAHRNVVSPQAGRDAAAALWKSGGISNPLEEIDVAEIYVPFSWFEPMWLENLGFAAEGEGWKLTESGDTEIGGRIPLNASGGVLSSNPIGASGMIRFAEAAIQVMGKAGDHQVDGARKALGHAYGGGSQYFSMWLVGADKPLH from the coding sequence ATGGGACACAAGAACCGTGCGGCCGTCCTCGGTACAGGCCAGACCCGCTATGTCGCAAAACGATCCGATGTCACGATGGCCGGCATGGTCCGCGAGGCCATCGACGCCGCGCTGATCGACTCCAAGGTCTCCCTCGACGACATCGACGCGATCGTCATCGGCAAGGCCCCCGACCTCTTCGAGGGCTCGATGATGCCCGAACTGGCGATGGCCGAGGCCATCGGCGCGGTCGGCAAGCGCCTGATCCGCGTGCACACCGCCGGCTCGGTCGGCGGCTCGACGGCGAACGTCGCCGCATCCCTGGTCTTCGCCGGGGTCCACAAGCGCGTCCTCGCCGTCGCCTGGGAGAAGCAGTCCGAGTCCAACGCCATGTGGGCACTGTCGATCCCGGTGCCGTTCACCAAACCGGTCGGCGCCGGTGCGGGCGGCTTCTTCGCACCGCACGTGCGCGCGTACATCCGCCAGTCGGGTGCCCCCGAGCACATCGGCGCCATGGTCGCGGCCAAGGACCGCCGCAACGGTGCACTCAATCCCCTTGCACACCTTCATCAGCCGGATCAGAGCGTCGAGAAGGTCATGAGCTCGCAGATGCTCTGGGACCCCATCCGCTACGACGAGACGTGCCCGTCGTCGGACGGCGCATGTGCCGTGGTCATCGGCGATGAGCAGGTCGCCGATGACCAGGTCGCCGCCGGCCACCCGGTCGCCTGGATTCACGCCACCGCGATGCGCACCGAGCCGCTGTCGTATGCACATCGCAACGTGGTCAGCCCGCAGGCCGGCCGGGATGCCGCTGCCGCCCTGTGGAAGTCGGGCGGGATCAGCAATCCGCTCGAGGAGATCGACGTCGCCGAGATCTATGTGCCGTTCTCCTGGTTCGAACCGATGTGGCTGGAGAACCTCGGGTTCGCCGCCGAGGGCGAGGGCTGGAAGCTGACCGAGTCCGGCGACACCGAGATCGGTGGCCGCATCCCGCTCAACGCCTCGGGCGGCGTGCTGTCGTCGAATCCGATCGGCGCGTCGGGCATGATCCGCTTCGCCGAAGCCGCGATCCAGGTCATGGGCAAGGCCGGCGACCACCAGGTCGACGGCGCCCGCAAGGCACTGGGTCACGCCTACGGCGGTGGCTCACAGTACTTCTCGATGTGGCTCGTCGGAGCCGACAAACCGCTCCACTGA
- a CDS encoding helix-turn-helix transcriptional regulator, giving the protein MRAERLIAVLMLLKKHDRVTASMIAGELGVSERTVLRDIEALSLSGVPVYAERGRHGGFSLVPGYRTDLTGLTVEEATSLLAGTGRLDSPAFASAMRKVTAALPEAYRGTAVRAAQRVLVRPEGFVRPPEALDALDPVQFAVFAGRRIRTRYRPRGADEARERILDPIGLIIAGDTWYLVAHGAGDRTEERMYRLSRMSEVEVLDEPAVRDADVDLEEIWERRRTAFRSSFDPVDVVVECAPDDVDRVRAIAASSKALGDDGVRRRVELRFADGRHAVGALWAAMFDLDIAVLEPQWVRESLADRARAVLARS; this is encoded by the coding sequence ATGCGCGCCGAACGTCTCATCGCGGTCCTGATGCTGCTCAAGAAACACGATCGGGTGACCGCGTCGATGATCGCCGGCGAACTCGGGGTGTCGGAGCGAACCGTGCTGCGCGACATCGAGGCACTGTCGCTGTCCGGGGTGCCCGTGTATGCCGAGCGCGGCCGGCACGGCGGGTTCTCACTCGTCCCCGGCTATCGCACGGATCTCACCGGCCTGACGGTCGAGGAGGCGACCTCGCTGCTCGCCGGAACCGGACGGCTCGACTCGCCCGCCTTCGCCAGCGCGATGCGCAAGGTCACCGCAGCACTGCCCGAGGCGTACCGAGGTACAGCGGTGCGGGCCGCTCAGCGGGTTCTGGTCCGCCCCGAGGGATTCGTGCGGCCGCCGGAGGCACTCGATGCTCTCGACCCGGTGCAGTTCGCGGTCTTCGCGGGCAGGCGTATCCGCACTCGCTATCGCCCGCGTGGAGCGGACGAGGCACGGGAGCGGATTCTCGATCCGATCGGGCTCATCATCGCGGGTGACACCTGGTACCTCGTCGCACACGGTGCGGGTGACCGGACCGAGGAACGGATGTACCGGTTGTCCCGGATGAGCGAGGTGGAGGTCCTGGACGAACCTGCGGTGCGCGACGCGGACGTGGATCTGGAAGAGATCTGGGAGCGGCGTCGTACGGCGTTTCGTTCCTCGTTCGATCCGGTCGACGTCGTCGTCGAATGCGCCCCCGATGATGTCGATCGGGTCCGCGCGATCGCGGCATCCTCGAAAGCGTTGGGTGACGACGGAGTTCGTCGACGCGTCGAACTCCGATTCGCCGACGGTCGGCATGCCGTCGGTGCGCTGTGGGCGGCGATGTTCGACCTCGACATCGCAGTCCTCGAACCGCAGTGGGTCCGGGAGTCGTTGGCCGACCGGGCGCGAGCGGTGCTCGCCCGCAGCTGA
- a CDS encoding nuclear transport factor 2 family protein, translating to MTATDPKPAYLDIDRENHPAVVAGRRSREFVESRDKQAWIDNFAPDAIVQDPVGPSMFDPEGVGFRGYDRISEFWDKSIGATESIEFRFDEEIICGNEVAYIGSIVTHIAGHVSEARGVFTYQADREGRLSALRAYWEVEKTINSVRKA from the coding sequence GTGACCGCTACCGACCCGAAGCCGGCCTATCTGGACATCGATCGCGAGAACCATCCCGCGGTCGTGGCGGGTCGTCGTTCCCGGGAGTTCGTGGAGTCCCGCGACAAGCAGGCGTGGATCGACAACTTCGCGCCGGATGCCATCGTCCAGGACCCGGTCGGTCCCTCGATGTTCGACCCGGAGGGTGTCGGATTCCGCGGATACGACCGCATCTCGGAGTTCTGGGACAAGTCGATAGGGGCCACGGAGAGCATCGAGTTCCGCTTCGACGAGGAGATCATCTGCGGGAACGAGGTCGCCTACATCGGCAGCATCGTCACCCACATCGCAGGTCACGTCTCCGAGGCGCGCGGGGTGTTCACCTATCAGGCCGACCGTGAGGGCCGGCTCTCGGCACTGCGGGCCTACTGGGAGGTCGAGAAGACGATCAACTCGGTGCGCAAGGCCTGA
- a CDS encoding cytochrome P450, with amino-acid sequence MTQAQSAPIGSEPATADSAHTSPSGVVGKCSFMEQEGWDFTNPDLLEQGIPVDEFAQLRKTAPVWWNAQAPGKGGGFHDGGYWVISKHAHVREISKNNDDWETNANGVIMRFDDEMTAEQIEITKALLINHDPPEHTRLRKLVSKLFTPRAVHSLEEKLDDAAREIVTRALEKGTGDFVKDVAVDLPLLAIADLLGVPEQDREKLFDWSNSMMNADDPDYTTDPQQANAEILGYGYTMAEEKRRNPGEDIVTKLVNADIDGQSLDETEFGFFFILLTVAGNETTRNAISHGMNAFLDNPDQWELFKKERPATAVDEIVRWATPVNCFQRTAKRDTQVGGIDIKMGERVGMFYGSANYDEDVFDDPFSFNILRDPNPHVGFGGNGAHFCVGANLARMEINLMFNALADLVPDITKVAAPRRLRHGWINGVKELRVDYGTK; translated from the coding sequence GTGACCCAGGCCCAGAGTGCCCCGATCGGCAGCGAGCCGGCCACGGCGGATTCTGCGCACACGAGCCCTTCCGGCGTCGTCGGAAAGTGTTCGTTCATGGAGCAGGAGGGTTGGGACTTCACCAACCCGGATCTGCTCGAGCAGGGAATTCCGGTGGACGAGTTCGCCCAGCTCCGCAAGACCGCGCCGGTCTGGTGGAATGCCCAGGCGCCCGGCAAGGGCGGTGGTTTCCACGACGGCGGCTACTGGGTGATCTCCAAGCACGCCCACGTCCGCGAGATCTCCAAGAACAACGATGATTGGGAGACCAACGCCAATGGCGTGATCATGCGTTTCGACGACGAGATGACCGCCGAGCAGATCGAGATCACCAAGGCTCTGCTGATCAACCACGATCCGCCGGAGCACACCCGTCTGCGCAAGCTGGTCTCCAAGCTGTTCACGCCTCGTGCGGTGCACTCCCTGGAGGAGAAGCTCGACGACGCCGCTCGGGAGATCGTCACGCGCGCTTTGGAGAAGGGCACCGGCGACTTCGTCAAGGACGTCGCCGTGGACCTGCCGCTGCTGGCCATCGCCGACCTCCTGGGTGTCCCGGAGCAGGATCGCGAGAAGCTGTTCGACTGGTCGAACTCGATGATGAACGCCGACGACCCGGATTACACCACCGATCCTCAGCAGGCGAACGCCGAGATCCTGGGCTACGGCTACACGATGGCCGAGGAGAAGCGCCGCAACCCGGGCGAGGACATCGTCACCAAGCTCGTGAACGCCGACATCGACGGGCAGTCGCTCGACGAGACCGAGTTCGGTTTCTTCTTCATCCTGCTGACCGTCGCCGGCAACGAGACCACGCGAAATGCCATCAGCCACGGCATGAACGCCTTCTTGGACAACCCCGACCAGTGGGAACTGTTCAAGAAGGAACGCCCGGCGACCGCGGTCGACGAGATCGTCCGCTGGGCGACCCCGGTCAACTGCTTCCAGCGGACGGCCAAGCGTGACACCCAGGTCGGCGGCATCGACATCAAGATGGGCGAGCGCGTCGGCATGTTCTACGGCTCGGCCAACTACGACGAGGACGTGTTCGACGATCCGTTCTCGTTCAACATCCTCCGGGACCCGAACCCGCACGTCGGCTTCGGCGGCAACGGCGCGCACTTCTGCGTCGGCGCCAACCTGGCGCGCATGGAGATCAACCTGATGTTCAACGCGCTGGCCGATCTCGTCCCGGACATCACCAAGGTCGCCGCGCCGCGTCGTCTCCGCCACGGGTGGATCAACGGCGTCAAGGAACTCCGCGTCGACTACGGAACGAAGTGA
- a CDS encoding cytochrome P450: MTTPMKTGPFHDGFDFTDPDLLQQHGMPVQEFAELRRTAPVWWNAQPEGTSGFTDGGFWVISKHAHVREISKNHQLWSTNAKGAILRLPDYVTPDQIELTKALLINHDPPEHTRLRKIVSRMFTPRSVALLEEQLAASAHEIVEAAAAKGSGNFVDDIAVHLPLQSILDLIGVPQADRERLHVLVDAMINNDDPDETIDPATANAEVLGYAYAMAEERRKNPTDDLITTLIEADVDGEGMSEIEFGFFVVLLITAGNETTRNATSHGMNAFLDHPEMWDLYKSERPATAIEEILRWSTPVHGFQRTALADTRLGDVDIAAGQRVGLFYSSANYDEEVFDDPFTFDITRDPNPHLSFGGNGAHFCIGANLARLELNLIFNAIADTLPDIARAGELRRVRSGWLNGVKQLDVTYRS; this comes from the coding sequence ATGACGACACCGATGAAGACCGGCCCGTTCCACGACGGCTTCGACTTCACCGATCCCGATCTGCTCCAGCAGCACGGCATGCCGGTGCAGGAGTTCGCCGAGCTCCGACGCACCGCGCCGGTCTGGTGGAATGCGCAACCGGAAGGTACGTCCGGCTTCACCGACGGCGGATTCTGGGTGATCTCGAAGCACGCGCATGTCCGGGAGATCTCTAAGAACCACCAGTTGTGGTCCACCAACGCCAAGGGCGCGATCCTGCGCCTCCCCGACTACGTGACACCGGATCAGATCGAACTGACCAAGGCGCTGCTCATCAACCACGATCCGCCTGAGCACACCCGACTGCGAAAGATCGTGTCGCGCATGTTCACTCCGCGGTCCGTCGCGTTGCTCGAAGAACAACTGGCGGCCTCGGCCCACGAGATCGTCGAAGCCGCGGCCGCCAAGGGCAGCGGCAACTTCGTCGACGACATCGCGGTACACCTACCCCTACAGTCGATCCTGGACCTCATCGGCGTCCCGCAGGCCGACCGTGAACGCCTCCACGTGCTCGTCGACGCGATGATCAACAACGACGACCCCGACGAGACCATCGACCCGGCAACCGCGAATGCCGAGGTACTCGGCTACGCCTACGCGATGGCGGAGGAACGCCGCAAGAACCCGACCGACGACCTCATCACCACACTCATCGAGGCCGACGTCGACGGCGAGGGGATGAGCGAGATCGAGTTCGGGTTCTTCGTCGTCCTGCTCATCACGGCGGGTAACGAGACCACCCGCAACGCGACGTCGCATGGGATGAACGCCTTCCTGGACCACCCGGAGATGTGGGATCTCTACAAGTCCGAACGCCCCGCGACGGCGATCGAGGAGATACTGCGGTGGTCGACGCCGGTCCACGGCTTCCAGCGGACCGCCCTGGCCGACACCAGACTCGGCGACGTCGACATCGCAGCCGGCCAGCGCGTCGGGCTGTTCTACAGCTCCGCGAACTACGACGAAGAGGTCTTCGACGACCCGTTCACCTTCGACATCACGCGAGATCCCAACCCGCATCTCTCCTTCGGCGGCAACGGCGCCCACTTCTGCATCGGCGCCAACCTCGCCCGGCTCGAACTCAACCTGATCTTCAACGCGATCGCCGACACCCTGCCCGACATCGCGCGGGCCGGCGAACTGCGTCGCGTGCGGTCGGGTTGGTTGAACGGGGTCAAACAGCTCGACGTCACCTATCGAAGCTGA